The following are from one region of the Trichoplusia ni isolate ovarian cell line Hi5 chromosome 1, tn1, whole genome shotgun sequence genome:
- the LOC113507637 gene encoding paramyosin, short form-like, which translates to MPPVKVPNYNKWNRPPTAIYEDNYGYGINFYQPMIDYISAKDQGVATKPPHLPWNNERGLDKYRFDKPIQTYSPHDVSRISHEIAEQAKKDLNTFNVAKRSPFSVVATAAAANVTKHVGAESVTTKVAKKKADREKYRMERQKKRMAEIEKELDLYEKEVNVGAELRGKAKMYRGKSAKAIAQTLLEESRRNVEEDRNRKVFSDDRKLNRIEFRGKRNVIDKNLSQITQNVASQVMAQSKISSAAANKLSDSMTETIHRAIRETSPTTCVVRIQTEIPIIDDSYVQKISELKQTIKQFDELSTCLLIDSR; encoded by the coding sequence ATGCCGCCAGTTAAAGTGCCTAACTATAATAAATGGAACAGACCACCTACCGCAATATACGAAGATAACTATGGCTACGGGATCAATTTTTATCAGCCAATGATCGACTACATTAGTGCTAAAGATCAGGGTGTCGCAACGAAGCCCCCCCACTTACCGTGGAACAACGAACGAGGATTAGACAAATACAGGTTTGACAAGCCCATACAAACATACTCTCCACACGACGTGTCGCGCATTTCCCACGAAATCGCTGAGCAAGCGAAGAAAGATCTTAACACCTTTAACGTAGCCAAACGGTCACCTTTTTCCGTAGTTGCTACTGCAGCTGCAGCTAATGTGACGAAACACGTTGGTGCAGAGAGTGTTACAACTAAGGTAGCAAAAAAGAAAGCAGACCGTGAAAAGTACAGGATGGAGAGGCAAAAGAAGAGAATGGCCGAAATAGAGAAAGAGTTAGATTTATATGAGAAAGAAGTCAACGTTGGCGCGGAGCTGAGAGGAAAAGCTAAAATGTATAGAGGTAAATCAGCTAAAGCTATTGCACAAACTCTTTTAGAAGAAAGTAGACGAAATGTTGAAGAAGACCGCAACAGGAAGGTTTTTTCTGACGACAGAAAACTGAACAGGATTGAATTCCGCGGTAAGAGGAACGTGATTGATAAAAATCTATCGCAAATCACGCAAAATGTGGCCTCGCAAGTAATGGCGCAGTCAAAGATTTCAAGTGCAGCGGCGAATAAACTATCAGATTCCATGACTGAAACTATACATAGAGCAATTCGGGAAACATCGCCAACTACGTGCGTTGTGAGAATTCAAACAGAAATTCCGATTATAGACGATTCATATGTGCAGAAAATTAGCGAACTGAAACAAACGATAAAGCAATTCGATGAATTGAGTACTTGCTTGTTAATAGATTCGAGGTGA